From the Halalkalicoccus sp. CGA53 genome, one window contains:
- the trpG gene encoding anthranilate synthase component II produces the protein MSVQRGKRVLFVDNFDSFTYNLVEYVSEHGAETEVLRNTATLSDVRDRDPDAIVISPGPGHPENDRDVGVTVPVLREVSPEIPTLGVCLGLEAAVYAYGGTIGRAPEPIHGKAFSIEHDGKGVFAGLEQGFQAGRYHSLIATEVPECFEVSATTDHGGSELVMGVRHREYPIECVQFHPESVLTAVGHDVIANFLRRV, from the coding sequence ATGAGCGTCCAGCGGGGAAAGCGGGTGCTCTTCGTCGACAACTTCGACTCCTTTACCTACAACCTCGTGGAGTACGTCTCCGAACACGGTGCGGAGACCGAGGTGCTCAGGAACACCGCGACGCTCTCGGACGTGCGAGACCGCGATCCGGATGCCATCGTGATCAGTCCGGGACCGGGCCACCCGGAGAACGACCGCGACGTCGGCGTCACGGTCCCGGTGCTGCGCGAGGTGAGTCCCGAGATTCCCACTCTCGGGGTATGTCTCGGGCTCGAAGCGGCGGTCTACGCCTACGGCGGGACGATCGGTCGCGCGCCGGAGCCGATCCACGGCAAGGCCTTCTCGATAGAACACGACGGGAAGGGGGTGTTCGCCGGGCTCGAACAGGGCTTTCAGGCCGGGCGGTATCACTCGCTGATCGCGACCGAAGTACCGGAGTGTTTCGAGGTGAGCGCGACGACCGACCACGGGGGGAGCGAACTCGTGATGGGGGTGCGCCACCGCGAGTACCCGATCGAGTGCGTGCAGTTCCACCCCGAGAGCGTGCTCACGGCGGTCGGCCACGACGTGATCGCGAACTTCCTTCGACGTGTCTGA
- a CDS encoding adenosylcobalamin-dependent ribonucleoside-diphosphate reductase: MSRADPSAEEITLPIKRTDGETLEERMTATAYENILPARYLRKDAEGNLTETQEELFERVAKNVALAEAVFEAERLGREVVVRPDQVKPGHPRRDELAAEVFGMGVTVDSDAETALTDRNVSKFAYETVVPELPEEIRAHVEGVAARFQEQMEQLSFVPNSPTLMNAGDELQQLSACFVDSPGDDLTDIHQTAKEAAEVFQSGGGMGYAFWQLRPYGDAVGSTGGIASGPITFMRTFDQMCETIAQGGTRRGAQMGVMRVSHPDVIEFIHAKNKDVSLAHTLRLNDPDDYTYTTFGEALEEARELIDEDGRVPKHLRNAVEGHLSNFNISVGVTDDFMEALYADEEFTFTNPRTEKPHVATAETKEMYDRYGLGGYVEVGEEFSIPAREIWDRIVSGAYENGEPGVIYLERVNKQHSFDVEEHPDHRILATNPCGEQPLEEYEACNLGHINLSTLAALDAPDWRVWSAEHGEEYDTHEEAVDAFLAEAMDWETFDERIDLGTRFLEDVVTMSDFPIPEIEEKVREMRKIGLGIMGLAQLYIQLGVRYGSDAGNEIARQLMTHINHESKRTSHELAEERGSFADWADSKYADPTRYREWFEHHTGESADDWAEGYPIRNHNTTTIAPTGTTSMVGNTTGGCEPIYNVAYYKNVSDDVQGDEMLVEFDDYFLRVLEANGIDVDEVKREAQEQMAANEFDGVASLSTVPDAISELFVVTADLTGKDHAAVQCACQAGVDSAISKTCNFPNSASKEDMDEVYRYIYDNDGKGVTVYRDGTRSKQVLTTRADNAEFADEEEAAETLVAGIEEVFGGLEGFLSNEEVRAVLGDELEGLGEPRTYAEKKTRPDQLHGVTQRIDTGYGKVYVTINEDPGTGEPFELFANTGHSGGFTNSFTDALAKTISVALRSGVDPYEIVDKLQGIRSPKVAWDKGEQINSIPDAFGTALRRYLDDEIDRTFPQQRTLEETTEKSPAVEPEETETDGGATAADENRDVTQDLIDAGESPECPDCGSMTLYYSEGCKTCESCGWSEC; the protein is encoded by the coding sequence GTGAGTCGCGCGGACCCCTCGGCCGAGGAGATAACCCTGCCGATCAAGCGCACCGACGGGGAGACGCTGGAAGAGCGGATGACCGCCACCGCCTACGAGAACATCCTCCCCGCGCGCTACCTCCGGAAGGACGCGGAGGGCAATCTGACGGAGACCCAGGAGGAGCTCTTCGAGCGCGTCGCGAAGAACGTCGCGCTCGCGGAGGCGGTCTTCGAGGCCGAGCGACTCGGCCGCGAGGTCGTGGTTCGACCCGACCAGGTGAAGCCGGGCCACCCGCGCCGTGACGAACTCGCCGCGGAGGTCTTCGGGATGGGCGTCACGGTCGACTCCGACGCGGAGACCGCGCTCACCGATCGGAACGTCTCGAAGTTCGCCTACGAGACGGTCGTCCCCGAACTCCCCGAGGAGATCAGAGCGCACGTCGAGGGCGTCGCCGCCCGGTTCCAGGAGCAGATGGAACAGCTCTCGTTCGTCCCGAACTCGCCGACGTTAATGAACGCGGGCGACGAACTCCAGCAGCTCTCTGCGTGTTTCGTCGACTCCCCGGGCGACGACCTCACCGACATCCACCAGACGGCGAAGGAGGCCGCGGAGGTCTTCCAGTCGGGCGGCGGGATGGGCTACGCCTTCTGGCAGCTTCGACCCTACGGCGACGCGGTCGGCAGTACGGGAGGGATCGCGAGCGGTCCGATCACGTTCATGCGCACCTTCGACCAGATGTGCGAGACGATCGCGCAGGGCGGTACGCGGCGGGGGGCACAGATGGGCGTCATGCGGGTTTCGCACCCGGACGTCATCGAGTTCATCCACGCGAAGAACAAGGACGTCTCGCTGGCGCACACCCTCCGCCTGAACGACCCCGACGACTACACCTACACCACCTTCGGCGAGGCGTTAGAGGAGGCGCGCGAGCTGATCGACGAGGACGGTCGCGTTCCGAAACACCTCAGAAACGCCGTCGAGGGTCACCTGTCCAACTTCAACATCTCCGTCGGAGTCACCGACGACTTCATGGAGGCGCTTTACGCCGACGAGGAGTTCACGTTCACGAATCCCCGTACGGAGAAACCGCACGTCGCGACGGCCGAGACGAAGGAGATGTACGACCGCTACGGTCTCGGGGGCTACGTCGAGGTCGGCGAGGAGTTCTCGATTCCCGCGCGCGAGATCTGGGACCGGATCGTCTCGGGAGCCTACGAGAACGGCGAGCCGGGCGTGATCTACCTCGAACGGGTGAACAAACAGCACTCCTTCGACGTCGAGGAGCACCCCGACCACCGGATCCTCGCGACGAATCCCTGTGGCGAACAGCCGTTGGAGGAGTACGAGGCGTGTAACCTCGGGCACATCAACCTCTCGACGCTCGCGGCGCTCGACGCGCCGGACTGGCGGGTCTGGTCCGCCGAGCACGGCGAGGAGTACGACACACACGAGGAGGCCGTCGACGCGTTCCTCGCCGAGGCGATGGACTGGGAGACCTTCGACGAGCGGATCGACCTCGGAACCCGGTTCCTGGAGGACGTCGTGACGATGAGCGACTTCCCGATCCCGGAGATCGAGGAGAAGGTACGCGAGATGCGCAAGATCGGGCTGGGGATCATGGGGCTGGCCCAGCTCTACATCCAGCTCGGGGTGCGCTACGGGTCGGACGCCGGAAACGAGATCGCCCGCCAGCTGATGACACACATCAACCACGAGTCGAAACGGACGAGCCACGAACTCGCCGAGGAGCGCGGGAGCTTCGCCGACTGGGCCGACTCGAAGTACGCCGATCCGACTCGGTACCGGGAGTGGTTCGAACACCACACGGGCGAGAGCGCCGACGACTGGGCGGAGGGCTACCCGATCCGCAACCACAACACGACGACGATCGCCCCCACCGGAACGACGAGCATGGTCGGCAACACGACCGGTGGCTGCGAGCCGATCTACAACGTCGCCTACTACAAGAACGTCTCGGACGACGTCCAGGGCGACGAGATGCTCGTCGAGTTCGACGACTACTTCCTCAGGGTACTCGAAGCGAACGGGATCGACGTCGACGAGGTCAAACGAGAGGCCCAGGAACAGATGGCGGCCAACGAGTTCGACGGCGTCGCCTCGCTCTCGACGGTACCGGACGCCATCTCGGAGCTGTTCGTGGTGACTGCCGATCTCACGGGCAAGGACCACGCGGCGGTCCAGTGTGCGTGTCAGGCCGGCGTCGACAGCGCCATCTCGAAGACCTGTAACTTCCCGAACAGCGCGAGCAAGGAGGACATGGACGAGGTGTACCGCTACATCTACGACAACGACGGGAAGGGCGTCACCGTCTACCGCGACGGCACGCGCTCGAAGCAGGTGCTGACCACGCGCGCGGACAACGCCGAGTTCGCCGACGAGGAGGAGGCCGCGGAGACCCTCGTCGCGGGGATCGAGGAGGTCTTCGGCGGGCTGGAGGGCTTCCTCTCGAACGAGGAGGTCCGGGCGGTCCTCGGCGACGAGCTCGAGGGCCTCGGCGAGCCCCGGACGTACGCGGAGAAGAAGACCCGACCGGACCAGCTCCACGGCGTCACCCAGCGGATCGACACCGGCTACGGGAAGGTGTACGTGACGATAAACGAGGATCCGGGTACGGGCGAGCCGTTCGAGCTGTTCGCGAACACCGGCCACTCCGGCGGGTTCACCAACTCCTTCACCGACGCGCTCGCGAAGACCATCTCGGTGGCGCTTCGCTCGGGCGTGGACCCGTACGAGATCGTCGACAAGCTCCAGGGGATCAGAAGTCCCAAGGTCGCCTGGGACAAGGGCGAGCAGATCAACTCGATCCCCGACGCGTTCGGGACCGCGCTCCGGCGGTACCTCGACGACGAGATCGACCGGACGTTCCCCCAGCAGCGAACGCTCGAGGAGACGACCGAGAAGAGTCCAGCGGTCGAACCGGAGGAGACGGAGACCGACGGCGGCGCGACGGCGGCCGACGAGAACCGCGACGTCACCCAGGACCTGATCGACGCGGGCGAGAGCCCCGAGTGTCCCGACTGCGGGTCGATGACGCTCTACTACTCCGAGGGCTGTAAGACGTGCGAGTCCTGCGGCTGGTCGGAGTGCTGA
- the trpE gene encoding anthranilate synthase component I — MRAHESREAFVERFDEVGDEPVVAYLEVALDVETTPLSAYAALTGRSSDLDEPAYAFLLESAEKVASSDPDGAFRPSTESADRHARYSFVGYDPDAVVTADPDTVTVESLSDPRLSELLRADAGGDVLDALSTALPDLPLVGFPETERQLLTGGLVGFLAYDAVYDLFLSEVGVERPQDLPLPDARFVLTTATLVFDEVAEEVSLVFTPVVFPGDDPGAIYDGLREEVDRVTEVLSNADEPQTGGFTKEQERADPREAYEDAVRAAKEHVLAGDIYQGVISRKRELVGEVDPLGLYEALREVNPSPYMYVLDFDDLSIVGASPETLVSVRGDLVTSNPIAGTCSRGASPVEDRRLAGEMLADGKERAEHTMLVDLARNDVRRVSVPGSVRVDEFMNVLKYSHVQHIESTVTGRLREACDAFDATRATFPAGTLSGAPKVRAMEIIDALERGPRGVYGGGVGYYSWTGDADVAIVIRTATVDHDVEGSDRITVQAGAGLVADSDPGSEYEETEKKMDGVLAALRAIEADAPEVLR, encoded by the coding sequence ATGAGGGCCCACGAGAGCCGGGAGGCGTTCGTCGAGCGGTTCGACGAGGTGGGAGACGAGCCGGTCGTCGCCTACCTCGAGGTCGCCCTCGACGTCGAGACGACGCCGCTGTCGGCGTACGCGGCGCTCACCGGTCGATCGTCCGATCTCGACGAGCCGGCGTACGCCTTCCTGCTGGAGAGCGCCGAGAAGGTGGCCTCTTCCGACCCGGACGGGGCGTTCCGACCCTCGACGGAGTCCGCGGATCGCCACGCCCGGTACTCGTTCGTCGGCTACGATCCGGACGCGGTCGTGACCGCCGACCCCGATACCGTGACCGTCGAGAGCCTCTCCGACCCACGCCTGTCGGAGCTGCTGCGGGCGGACGCGGGGGGCGACGTCCTCGACGCGCTCTCGACGGCGCTGCCCGACCTCCCGCTCGTCGGTTTCCCCGAGACGGAGCGCCAGCTCCTCACCGGCGGCCTCGTGGGGTTTCTCGCCTACGACGCCGTCTACGACCTCTTCCTCTCGGAGGTCGGCGTCGAGCGACCCCAGGACCTCCCACTGCCCGACGCGCGGTTCGTCCTCACGACGGCGACGCTCGTCTTCGACGAGGTCGCAGAGGAGGTCTCGCTCGTGTTCACCCCGGTGGTCTTCCCGGGAGACGACCCCGGAGCGATCTACGACGGTCTCCGCGAGGAGGTAGACCGCGTCACCGAGGTCCTCTCGAACGCCGACGAGCCGCAGACCGGCGGGTTCACGAAGGAGCAAGAGCGCGCCGATCCGCGCGAGGCGTACGAAGACGCCGTCCGTGCGGCGAAAGAGCACGTCCTCGCGGGCGACATCTACCAGGGCGTGATCTCGCGCAAGCGCGAACTCGTCGGCGAGGTCGACCCGCTCGGGCTCTACGAGGCGTTGCGCGAGGTGAACCCCTCGCCGTACATGTACGTCCTCGACTTCGACGACCTCTCGATCGTCGGCGCGAGCCCCGAGACGCTCGTCTCCGTCCGGGGGGACCTCGTGACGAGCAACCCGATCGCGGGCACCTGTTCCCGTGGGGCGAGCCCCGTCGAGGACCGCCGGCTGGCCGGCGAGATGCTCGCGGACGGCAAGGAACGCGCCGAACACACGATGCTCGTCGACCTCGCACGAAACGACGTCCGGCGGGTTTCCGTACCTGGATCGGTCCGCGTCGACGAGTTCATGAACGTGCTCAAGTACAGCCACGTCCAGCACATCGAGTCGACCGTGACGGGTCGACTGCGCGAGGCGTGCGACGCCTTCGACGCGACGCGGGCGACCTTCCCTGCAGGAACGCTCTCGGGCGCGCCGAAGGTCCGGGCGATGGAGATCATCGACGCGCTCGAGCGCGGACCGCGAGGGGTGTACGGCGGCGGTGTCGGGTACTACTCCTGGACCGGCGACGCGGACGTGGCGATCGTGATCCGGACCGCGACGGTCGATCACGATGTCGAGGGCTCGGACCGGATCACCGTTCAGGCGGGGGCGGGGCTGGTCGCCGACAGCGATCCCGGTAGCGAGTACGAGGAGACCGAGAAGAAGATGGACGGCGTGCTCGCAGCGCTGCGGGCGATCGAGGCGGACGCCCCGGAGGTGCTCCGATGA
- a CDS encoding D-2-hydroxyacid dehydrogenase — protein MTAEGREPDIVVLREGTEGLAMEPYAEELRERLPGHELALARTPREERELVAGARIVTGVGIDETLLERAEQLELFACAFAGTEHLPMDEIERRGIAVTNAGGIHAPGIAEATVGNMLVFARRLHEGWRRKQNHEWRHFRSHELCGSTVTIVGLGSIGRAVAARLEGFEVETVGVRYTPEKGGPTDEVIGFDQDHLHEALSRTGYLVIACPLTEETRGLIGEAEFATLPPEAVVINTARGPIVDTDALVSAIQVNAIRGAALDVTDPEPLPPEHPLWRFENVLITPHTGGHTPSHWERLAEIVAGNVRRLEETGSFEGLENVVSAPGR, from the coding sequence ATGACCGCCGAAGGGAGAGAACCGGATATCGTCGTGTTGCGCGAGGGAACCGAGGGACTCGCGATGGAGCCGTACGCCGAGGAGCTACGCGAACGACTGCCGGGCCACGAGCTCGCACTGGCACGGACACCGCGCGAGGAGCGAGAACTGGTCGCCGGTGCGAGGATCGTCACCGGCGTCGGGATCGACGAGACGCTGCTCGAACGGGCGGAGCAACTCGAGCTGTTCGCGTGTGCGTTCGCCGGCACCGAGCACCTCCCGATGGACGAGATCGAGCGGCGGGGTATCGCGGTGACGAACGCGGGCGGGATCCACGCGCCGGGGATCGCCGAGGCGACGGTCGGCAACATGCTCGTCTTCGCCCGGCGACTCCACGAGGGCTGGCGCAGGAAGCAGAACCACGAGTGGCGACACTTCCGGTCGCACGAACTCTGCGGCTCGACCGTGACGATCGTCGGACTCGGCTCGATCGGCCGGGCGGTCGCGGCTCGACTGGAGGGGTTCGAGGTCGAGACGGTGGGCGTCAGGTACACGCCTGAGAAGGGCGGACCGACCGACGAGGTGATCGGCTTCGACCAGGACCACCTGCACGAGGCGCTCTCGCGCACCGGGTACCTCGTGATCGCCTGCCCGCTCACGGAGGAGACCAGAGGGCTGATCGGTGAGGCGGAGTTCGCCACCCTCCCCCCGGAGGCGGTCGTGATCAACACCGCCCGTGGACCGATCGTCGACACCGACGCGCTCGTGAGCGCGATTCAGGTGAACGCGATCCGGGGGGCGGCCCTCGACGTCACCGATCCCGAACCGCTTCCCCCGGAGCACCCGCTCTGGCGCTTCGAGAACGTGCTCATCACGCCACACACGGGCGGCCATACCCCCAGTCACTGGGAGCGGCTGGCGGAGATCGTCGCGGGGAACGTCCGGCGACTGGAGGAGACGGGGTCGTTCGAGGGGCTGGAGAACGTCGTCTCCGCGCCTGGACGGTAG
- a CDS encoding M24 family metallopeptidase produces MNPFERSEYERRVEVTKERMREEGVETLFLSDPANMNYLAGYDGWSFYVHQGVIVSLELDQPVWIGREMDRNGARATVWIDEENVHSYSDDHVHSPVGKHPMDAVATLLSDLGLDATTIGVEMDASYYTARSHERLREHLPNATFTDATLLVGWVRIVKSEAELALMEQAAELSERAMRAGIEAIGAGVPESEVAAEIYHTLIAGTDEFGGDYPSIVPLMPSGEHTGTPHLTWSDEPFSEGDPVIIELSGCRHRYHSPLARTAVIGEPGEEMRHVADVVVEGLEAAIGEAKPGVTCEAVERAWRETIAEHGIEKESRIGYSMGLGYPPDWGEHTASLRPQDETVLEENMTFHVIPGIWFDEFGVEISETIRVTETGAEALASFPRELFSV; encoded by the coding sequence ATGAACCCGTTCGAACGATCCGAGTACGAGCGCCGCGTCGAGGTGACGAAAGAACGGATGCGAGAGGAGGGTGTCGAGACGCTCTTTCTCTCGGATCCGGCGAACATGAACTACCTCGCCGGCTACGACGGCTGGTCCTTCTACGTCCACCAGGGCGTGATCGTTTCCCTCGAACTCGACCAGCCGGTCTGGATCGGCCGCGAGATGGACAGAAACGGCGCGCGGGCGACCGTCTGGATCGACGAGGAGAACGTCCACTCCTACAGCGACGACCACGTCCACTCGCCGGTCGGGAAACACCCGATGGACGCCGTCGCCACCCTCCTCTCGGATCTCGGCCTCGACGCGACGACCATCGGCGTCGAGATGGACGCCTCGTACTACACCGCCCGCTCGCACGAACGACTGCGCGAGCACCTCCCGAACGCGACGTTCACCGACGCGACACTGCTCGTCGGCTGGGTTCGCATCGTGAAGTCGGAGGCCGAACTCGCGCTGATGGAGCAGGCGGCCGAGCTCTCCGAGCGGGCGATGCGCGCCGGGATCGAGGCGATCGGCGCGGGCGTTCCGGAATCGGAGGTCGCGGCGGAGATCTACCACACGCTGATCGCCGGCACCGACGAGTTCGGCGGCGACTACCCCTCGATCGTCCCGCTTATGCCCTCCGGCGAGCACACCGGGACGCCACATCTCACCTGGTCGGACGAGCCCTTTTCGGAGGGCGATCCCGTCATCATCGAGCTCTCGGGATGTCGCCACCGGTACCACTCGCCGCTCGCCCGGACGGCCGTGATCGGCGAGCCAGGAGAGGAGATGCGACACGTCGCGGACGTCGTCGTCGAGGGGCTGGAAGCGGCGATCGGCGAGGCGAAACCGGGGGTCACCTGCGAGGCGGTCGAGCGGGCCTGGCGCGAGACGATCGCCGAACACGGCATCGAGAAGGAGTCGCGGATCGGCTACTCGATGGGACTGGGCTACCCGCCGGACTGGGGCGAACACACGGCGAGCCTGCGCCCGCAGGACGAGACGGTGTTGGAGGAGAACATGACGTTCCACGTCATCCCCGGGATCTGGTTCGACGAGTTCGGCGTCGAGATCAGCGAGACGATCCGCGTGACCGAAACCGGTGCGGAGGCGCTCGCGTCGTTCCCGAGAGAGCTGTTCTCGGTCTGA
- a CDS encoding class-III pyridoxal-phosphate-dependent aminotransferase, with translation MDRDRVEPSVSALSGENSEAWIEYHHRHAAPSEYSHEFVWDVTADAEGPFCTDVDGNVFLDFTCHIGAAPLGYNNQKVLDPLSEFDLVDPLKIAGQDFYLGSGPTPDEGAIPGPSHLMERLCELSSEYGMDTVFLSNSGAEAIENAVKICQANTRGKYGVTFLGGFHGRTLATLSLTRTKSVYTRSYAEVSGTRTLPFCEDRTCSRETCSCGFFAGDRSAFERLLEPEGGYIDPSEVAYAIVEPIQGVGGYNFPSEPFMDELARVCSEHGIHLIVDEIQTGVGRTGKMWASDHYAIEPDVICSAKALRSAATISREELFPKAKNRIGSTWGGGDVLAAAQGVLTLDAIEEYDLMGNATERGRQATELLEEADLPGVVDLRGLGLLLAVEFDTPDRRGAVVEAALERGLLTLGCGKKTIRLLPPLDVTEREIELGISILVDAIEATA, from the coding sequence ATGGACCGCGATCGCGTCGAACCGTCGGTTTCCGCGCTCTCCGGGGAGAACAGCGAGGCCTGGATCGAGTACCACCACCGTCACGCCGCGCCGAGCGAGTACTCCCACGAGTTCGTCTGGGACGTCACCGCCGACGCGGAGGGCCCGTTCTGCACCGACGTCGACGGGAACGTCTTCCTCGATTTCACCTGTCACATCGGAGCCGCTCCGCTGGGCTACAACAACCAGAAAGTGCTCGACCCGCTGTCGGAGTTCGACCTCGTCGATCCGCTGAAGATCGCCGGCCAGGACTTCTACCTCGGGTCGGGACCGACGCCCGACGAGGGAGCGATCCCGGGGCCGAGCCACCTGATGGAACGACTCTGTGAGCTGAGCAGCGAGTACGGGATGGACACGGTGTTCCTCTCGAACTCGGGCGCGGAGGCGATCGAGAACGCGGTGAAGATCTGTCAGGCGAACACGCGCGGGAAGTACGGCGTGACCTTTCTCGGTGGGTTCCACGGCCGTACCCTCGCGACGCTCTCGCTCACGCGGACGAAGTCGGTCTACACGCGCAGTTACGCGGAGGTCTCGGGGACGCGGACGCTGCCGTTCTGCGAGGACCGGACCTGCTCGCGCGAGACGTGTTCGTGTGGCTTCTTCGCGGGCGACCGCTCGGCGTTCGAACGCCTGCTCGAACCCGAGGGCGGCTATATCGATCCCTCCGAAGTCGCCTACGCGATCGTCGAGCCGATCCAGGGCGTCGGAGGGTACAACTTCCCGAGCGAGCCGTTCATGGACGAACTCGCGCGGGTCTGTTCGGAGCACGGGATTCACCTGATCGTCGACGAGATCCAGACCGGCGTGGGGAGGACCGGAAAGATGTGGGCCTCGGATCACTACGCGATCGAACCGGACGTGATCTGTAGCGCGAAGGCGCTTCGCTCGGCGGCGACGATCTCCCGCGAGGAGCTCTTCCCGAAGGCGAAAAACCGCATCGGCTCGACCTGGGGCGGCGGCGACGTCCTCGCGGCCGCACAGGGCGTGCTCACGCTCGACGCGATCGAGGAGTACGACCTGATGGGTAACGCCACCGAACGAGGGCGGCAGGCGACGGAGCTGCTGGAGGAGGCGGATCTGCCCGGGGTCGTGGACCTCCGGGGGCTCGGGCTGTTGCTCGCCGTCGAGTTCGACACGCCGGATCGACGCGGTGCCGTGGTCGAGGCGGCGCTCGAACGCGGCCTGCTCACCCTCGGCTGCGGGAAGAAGACGATCCGGCTACTGCCGCCGCTCGACGTCACCGAACGCGAGATCGAGCTCGGGATCTCGATCCTCGTCGACGCGATCGAGGCGACGGCCTGA
- a CDS encoding amidohydrolase — protein MTDTDPLFSLRRRLHRYPEPAWCEVHTTGLLVEELSRTGVDEIAVGRETMDPDHRMAVPGSEVLEEWHDRARERGTREDVLAATEGGYTGVVGVLDRGPGPTIGLRVDIDGLYVAESEEESHRPASEGFRSENEGVMHACGHDAHMAIGLGVIERVAESAFEGRLVVFFQPAEEVAGGGKPMAFGPYAEDLEYFFAVHVGLDHPTGEVVAGIVEPLAMCHLRTVFWGTSAHAGQAPQEGRDAIAATATAVSNVNGIPRHSGGATRLNVGRIDAGSASNVVADRAKMIGEVRGETTDLMEYMKGEYDRIVAAAAEMHGCSVSQAVEGECPRSDSDPALAEIVAGVAAEHEAVDSVVDSAPFGASEDATFFMDEVQKRGGLATYAIVGTDHPAGHHSPGFDVDERSIPIGVDVLAEAIERTAETRPTLDA, from the coding sequence ATGACCGACACGGACCCGCTGTTCTCGCTCAGACGTCGGCTGCATCGCTACCCCGAGCCCGCCTGGTGCGAGGTCCACACGACCGGGCTTCTGGTCGAGGAACTCTCCCGGACCGGGGTCGACGAGATAGCGGTCGGCCGGGAGACGATGGACCCCGATCACCGGATGGCGGTCCCAGGGAGCGAAGTCCTGGAGGAGTGGCACGACCGGGCCCGCGAGCGTGGTACCCGAGAGGACGTCCTGGCGGCGACCGAGGGCGGCTACACGGGGGTCGTCGGGGTGCTCGACCGGGGACCAGGACCGACGATCGGCCTGCGGGTGGACATCGACGGGCTCTACGTCGCCGAGTCCGAGGAGGAGAGCCACCGTCCTGCGTCCGAGGGGTTTCGTTCCGAGAACGAGGGCGTGATGCACGCCTGCGGCCACGACGCGCACATGGCGATCGGGCTGGGAGTGATAGAACGCGTGGCAGAGAGTGCGTTCGAGGGCCGTCTGGTCGTCTTCTTCCAGCCCGCGGAGGAGGTCGCCGGCGGGGGCAAACCGATGGCGTTCGGGCCGTACGCGGAGGATCTGGAGTACTTCTTCGCCGTCCACGTCGGGCTGGACCACCCCACGGGCGAGGTCGTCGCGGGTATCGTCGAACCGCTCGCGATGTGTCACCTCCGGACCGTGTTTTGGGGGACGTCGGCCCACGCGGGACAGGCTCCGCAGGAGGGGAGAGACGCCATCGCGGCGACCGCGACGGCGGTCTCGAACGTCAACGGGATCCCCAGACACTCCGGGGGTGCGACACGCCTGAACGTCGGGCGGATCGACGCCGGGAGCGCGAGCAACGTCGTCGCGGATCGTGCGAAGATGATCGGGGAGGTACGCGGCGAGACGACCGACCTGATGGAGTACATGAAGGGGGAGTACGACCGGATCGTCGCAGCTGCCGCCGAGATGCACGGCTGTTCGGTCTCACAGGCCGTCGAGGGCGAGTGTCCCCGATCCGACAGCGACCCCGCACTCGCGGAGATCGTCGCCGGAGTCGCTGCCGAGCACGAGGCGGTCGACTCGGTGGTCGACTCGGCGCCGTTCGGCGCGAGCGAGGACGCGACGTTCTTCATGGACGAGGTACAGAAACGGGGGGGCCTCGCGACCTACGCGATCGTCGGCACCGACCACCCGGCGGGCCATCACTCGCCAGGCTTCGACGTGGACGAACGGTCGATCCCGATCGGTGTGGACGTGCTGGCGGAGGCGATCGAACGGACGGCAGAAACGCGGCCGACTCTCGACGCCTAG